Genomic segment of Serinicoccus hydrothermalis:
ACGACCTGCGCGACGCCGACTACTACCGACCCACCGGCCGCGGCTGGGAGGAGCGCCTCGGCCCCCGCTGGGCCGAGCTGCGCCGGATCATCCGGGGACGCCCGCGCGGCGGGGAGTGAGGGCATACCGGGTGGCGCCCGTCGTCTAGAGTGGATCAGTCCCGATCCGCCTCGTGAGGAGACCATGGAAACCGCCGAGATCCGCCGTCGCTGGCTGTCGTTCTTCGAGAGCCGGGGGCACGCCGTGGTGCCCAGCGCCTCGTTGGTCAGCCAGGACCCGACGCTGCTGTTCACGGTCGCCGGCATGGTGCCCTTCATCCCCTACCTCACCGGGCAGCAGACCCCGCCGTGGAACCGCGCCACCAGCGTCCAGAAGTGCGTCCGGACCCTGGACATCGAGGAGGTCGGCAAGACCACCCGGCACGGCACGTTCTTCCAGATGAACGGCAACTTCTCCTTCGGCGACTACTTCAAGGAGGAGGCCATCACCTACGCCTGGGAGTTCGTCACCGGCTCCCAAGACGAGGGCTGCCTCGGGTTCGACCCGGAGAGCATCTGGGTGACCGTGCTCAAGGGCGACGACGAGGCGCGCGGGTTCTGGGAGCGCGTGGCCGGGCTGCCGCCGGAGCGGATCCAGGAGCGCGGGCTGGAGGACAACTACTGGCACACCGGCGTCCCGGGACCGGGCGGCCCGTGCAGCGAGATCTACGTCGACCGGGGCCCGGAGTACGGCCCGGACGGCGGCCCGGTCGTCGACGAGGACCGCTTCCTGGAGATCTGGAACCTCGTCTTCATGCAGGAGGAGCTGAGCGAGGTCCGCTCCAAGACCGACTTCGACGTCGCGGGCGAGCTGCCGAGCAAGAACATCGACACCGGCATGGGGCTGGAGCGCGTCGCCTACCTGCTGCAGGGGGTGGACAACCTCTACGAGATCGACGAGGTCTACCCCGTCATCGAGCGCGCCGAGGAGCTCGCCGGCCGGACCTACGGCGACTCCGAGGAGGACGACGTGAGGTTCCGCGTCGTCGCCGACCACGTGCGCTCCGGGCTCATGCTCATGGGCGACGGCGTGGTCCCCGGCAACGAGGGCCGCGGGTATGTCCTGCGTCGCCTGCTGCGCCGCGCCGTGCGCTCGATGCGCCTGCTGGGCGTGGAGGAGCCATCGCTGCCGGAGCTGCTCCCGGTGAGCAAGGACGTCATGAAGGCGTCCTACCCCGAGCTCGAGGAGCAGTGGGCCCGCATCAGCGAGGTCGCGTATGCCGAGGAGGAGGCCTTCCGCCGTACCCTCGCCAGCGGCACGAGCATCCTGGACGGCGCGGTGGCCCGCGCCAAGCAGTCCGGGGCAACCCGGCTCGCCGGCTCCGAGGCCTTCGCGCTGCACGACACCTACGGCTTCCCCATCGACCTCACCCTGGAGATGGCCTCCGAGCAGGGGCTGTCGGTCGACGAGGACGGCTTCCGCACGCTCATGACCGAGCAGCGCGAGCGGGCCAAGGCCGACGCCAAGGCGAAGAAGACCGGCCGCGGCGGGGCAGGCGTCTACCGCGGGCTGGCCGACCGGCTGGGCACCGCGACCGAGTTCACCGGCTACGAGCAGATGAGCGGCGAGGGCCGCGTGGTCGGGCTGTTCTCCGGCGGCCGCGAGGTCGAGCGGACCCGGGTCGAGGGCGGCGCCCTCGAGGAGGGTGCCGAGCTGGAGATCGTGCTCGGCAGCACCCCGTTCTACGCCGAGGCGGGCGGCCAGCTCGCCGACCACGGCACCATCCGGCTCGGTGGCGGCGGGGTCGTCGAGGTCACCGACGTGCAGCGTCCGGTGCCCGGGCTGGTCGTGCACCGGGGCCGGCTCGTCGAGGGCGAGGTCGCGGTGGGCGAGGGCGCGCACTCCGAGATCGACGTCGTGCGCCGTGCGTCGGTGTCGCGCGCGCATACCGCCACCCACATCGTGCACAAGGTGCTGCGCGAGACCCTCGGCGACACCGCCACGCAGGCGGGCTCGGAGAACGCCCCGGGCCGGCTCCGCTTCGACTTCCGCGCCACCCGGGGGATGGACGCCGCCGAGCTGGCGGCGGTCGAGGCCCGCATCAACGAGCGCCTCATGGACGACCTGCAGGTCAGCGCTGCGGAGATGAGCTACGACGAGGCCCGGGAGATGGGCGCGATGGCCCTCTTCGGGGAGCGCTACCCCGACCTCGTGCGGGTCGTCTCCGTCGGCGGGCCCTGGAGCCTGGAGCTCTGCGGTGGCACCCACGTGCTCAACAGCGCCCAGCTCTCCCTGGTCAAGATCATGGGCGAGTCCTCGATCGGCTCCGGCGTGCGCCGCGTGGAGGCGCTCGTCGGTGCGGACGCCTACAGCCAGCTCGCGCGCGAGAACATCATCGTCAACCAGCTCACGGACACCCTCAAGGTGCGCCCGGACGAGCTGTCCGACCGGGTCGCGCAGCTCGTCTCGCGGCTCAAGGACGCGGAGAAGGAGATCGCCCAGGCCAAGGCCTCCCAGGTGCTCTCCTCGGCGGCCGGGCTGGTGGAGCAGGCGCGCGACGTCGACGGCACCACCTTCCTCGCCCACGACCTCGGCGAGGGCGTCGGGGCCGACGACCTGCGCCGGCTCGTCACCGACCTGCGCACGCGCCTGGGCCAGGACCGGCCCTCGGTCGTGGCGCTCACCGGGGTCACCGGGGGCCGGCCCGTCGTGGTCGTCGCCACCAACGAATCGGCGCGCGAGCGCGGCACCCGGGCCGGGGCCCTCGTCAAGGCCGGTGCCGGGGCGCTGGGCGGCGGTGGCGGCGGCAAGGACGACCTCGCGCAGGGCGGGGGCCAGGACGCCGCGGCCACCGGGGCCGCGCTCCGCGCGGTCGAGGACGCGTTGCGCGGGTGAGCGACCCGCACGGGGCGCCGCCGGAGGGGCCGGCCGGCGTCCTGCTGGGGATCGACGTCGGCGAGGCCCGGGTGGGCCTGGCCGCCTCCGACGCGCTCGGGCTGCTGGCGCACCCGGTGGAGACCCTGCCGCGGGACCACGAGCACGGCAGCGACCTCGACCGGGTCGCCGACGAGGCGCGCGAACGGGACGCGGTGATGGTCGTCGTCGGCCTCCCGCGCTCGCTCGACGGGCAGGAGCGAGTGGCCGCCGGGCGGGCGCGCGGGTACGCTGAGCGGTTGCAACGGTGCCTGGAGGTGCCGGTCCGCCTGTGGGACGAACGCCTGACCACGGTCGACGCGCACCGGGCGCTGCACAGCAGCGGCGTCCGGGGCCGTGACCAGCGTGGCGTCGTCGATCAGGCGGCCGCCGTGCTTATCCTCCAGGCAGCCCTGGACGCTCGCCGAGCCGGCCGCCCCGTCGGCTCGTCCCTGAAGGCGAGGAAGCCACGGGCCCGACGGTCTCGCGACCCTGACGCGAAGGACGCCACATGAGCCAGCCGCCCGGCGGGCACGAGGACCACGACGGTCCAGGCCACCACCGTGACACCGGTGGCCACGTCGACGAGCACGACCCGGACCACTTCGACGACGACGTCTTCGCGCTGCGCGGCGCCCGGCACCACGACGAGTCGCTCGCCGACCACGTGCTGTCGCCCGAGGAGGAGCTCGCCTACCGACCCCGCCGCCGCCGGCGCAGCCCGCTCCTCAAGGGCCTGGCGCTGACGTTGGCCGCGGTCGTCGTGGTCGT
This window contains:
- the alaS gene encoding alanine--tRNA ligase, with protein sequence METAEIRRRWLSFFESRGHAVVPSASLVSQDPTLLFTVAGMVPFIPYLTGQQTPPWNRATSVQKCVRTLDIEEVGKTTRHGTFFQMNGNFSFGDYFKEEAITYAWEFVTGSQDEGCLGFDPESIWVTVLKGDDEARGFWERVAGLPPERIQERGLEDNYWHTGVPGPGGPCSEIYVDRGPEYGPDGGPVVDEDRFLEIWNLVFMQEELSEVRSKTDFDVAGELPSKNIDTGMGLERVAYLLQGVDNLYEIDEVYPVIERAEELAGRTYGDSEEDDVRFRVVADHVRSGLMLMGDGVVPGNEGRGYVLRRLLRRAVRSMRLLGVEEPSLPELLPVSKDVMKASYPELEEQWARISEVAYAEEEAFRRTLASGTSILDGAVARAKQSGATRLAGSEAFALHDTYGFPIDLTLEMASEQGLSVDEDGFRTLMTEQRERAKADAKAKKTGRGGAGVYRGLADRLGTATEFTGYEQMSGEGRVVGLFSGGREVERTRVEGGALEEGAELEIVLGSTPFYAEAGGQLADHGTIRLGGGGVVEVTDVQRPVPGLVVHRGRLVEGEVAVGEGAHSEIDVVRRASVSRAHTATHIVHKVLRETLGDTATQAGSENAPGRLRFDFRATRGMDAAELAAVEARINERLMDDLQVSAAEMSYDEAREMGAMALFGERYPDLVRVVSVGGPWSLELCGGTHVLNSAQLSLVKIMGESSIGSGVRRVEALVGADAYSQLARENIIVNQLTDTLKVRPDELSDRVAQLVSRLKDAEKEIAQAKASQVLSSAAGLVEQARDVDGTTFLAHDLGEGVGADDLRRLVTDLRTRLGQDRPSVVALTGVTGGRPVVVVATNESARERGTRAGALVKAGAGALGGGGGGKDDLAQGGGQDAAATGAALRAVEDALRG
- the ruvX gene encoding Holliday junction resolvase RuvX, producing MSDPHGAPPEGPAGVLLGIDVGEARVGLAASDALGLLAHPVETLPRDHEHGSDLDRVADEARERDAVMVVVGLPRSLDGQERVAAGRARGYAERLQRCLEVPVRLWDERLTTVDAHRALHSSGVRGRDQRGVVDQAAAVLILQAALDARRAGRPVGSSLKARKPRARRSRDPDAKDAT